In the genome of Fusobacterium russii ATCC 25533, one region contains:
- the rbfA gene encoding 30S ribosome-binding factor RbfA: MKKQRLAGIEKEILRVISKVLLEEIKNPKISGIVTVTKVSVTEDLKYADTYFSILPPINKEEKSLNQEEILENLNQIKGFLRKRVAEEVEIRYIPEIRVKIDNSIENAIRITKLLNDLKV; this comes from the coding sequence TTGAAAAAACAAAGACTCGCTGGAATAGAAAAAGAAATTTTAAGAGTAATATCTAAGGTTTTATTAGAAGAAATTAAAAATCCTAAAATAAGTGGTATTGTAACTGTCACAAAAGTTTCAGTTACAGAAGATTTAAAATATGCAGATACATATTTTAGTATTTTGCCTCCTATCAATAAAGAAGAAAAATCTCTTAATCAGGAAGAAATCTTAGAAAATCTTAATCAAATAAAAGGATTCCTTAGAAAGAGAGTGGCTGAAGAGGTTGAAATTAGGTACATTCCTGAAATTAGAGTAAAAATAGATAATTCTATTGAAAATGCAATAAGAATAACTAAGCTTTTAAATGACTTGAAAGTTTAG
- a CDS encoding DUF448 domain-containing protein, whose amino-acid sequence MSEDKHIPERSCLICRAKKNKINLFRLAKLNKESYVYDKDYKIQARGTYVCKSLNCLGKLSKHKKVKVESNDLLKMLNFINKTEKNYVNILKSMKNSGELVFGINLFFENIEHIHCIVMAEDIAEKNRGKIIDRAKEFRIPYLFAGNKKSLGEIFDKEEVNVIAIKDKKMAKGLI is encoded by the coding sequence ATGTCGGAAGATAAACATATACCTGAAAGAAGCTGTTTGATATGTAGAGCTAAAAAAAATAAAATAAATCTATTTAGATTAGCGAAATTAAATAAAGAAAGCTATGTATATGACAAAGACTATAAAATACAAGCAAGAGGTACTTATGTTTGTAAATCACTTAATTGTCTAGGGAAGTTATCAAAACATAAGAAAGTTAAGGTTGAGAGCAACGACTTGTTAAAAATGCTAAATTTCATAAATAAAACAGAAAAAAATTATGTAAATATACTGAAATCTATGAAAAATTCTGGAGAATTAGTATTTGGTATTAATTTATTTTTTGAAAATATTGAGCATATTCATTGTATAGTAATGGCTGAAGACATAGCAGAAAAAAATAGAGGAAAAATAATAGATAGAGCCAAAGAATTTAGAATCCCGTATTTATTCGCCGGCAACAAGAAAAGTTTGGGTGAAATCTTTGATAAAGAAGAGGTTAATGTAATAGCAATCAAAGATAAGAAAATGGCAAAGGGGCTAATATAA
- the infB gene encoding translation initiation factor IF-2, translating into MKTRVHELAKKHAIKNKEFLEILKKDIGINVTSHLSNLDEDQVKQIDSYFAKMNMLKVADAEPAKQYNKKDKKDEKPIRKIIDVEEEDDEDVLEVSHGQKSKKNKHQKNKKNFSLEEGSHKGKKKKGRRTDFVLKTVEASPDVIEEDGVKIIKFRGEITLGDFAAKLGVNSGDIIKKLFLKGQLLTINSPLNLEMAEELAMEYDVLVEEEEEVQLEFGEKFALEIEDKASDLVERPPVITIMGHVDHGKTSLLDAIRTTNVVSGEAGGITQKIGAYQVEREGKKITFVDTPGHEAFTDMRARGAQVTDIAILVVAADDGVMPQTIEALSHAKVAKVPIIVAVNKIDKPEANPMKVKQELMEHGLVSVEWGGDVEFVEVSAKQRLNLDTLLDTILITAEILELKANPKKRAKAVVMESKLDPKIGPVANILIQEGTLKIGDVIVAGEVQGKVKALLNDRGERVKSVTVSQPAEVIGFNNVPNAGDTMYVIQNEQHAKRIVEEVRKERKIQETTKKTISLEALSAQLEHENLKELNLILRADSKGSVDALKDSLLKLSNEEVAVNIIQAASGAITESDIKLAETANAIIIGYNVRPTTKAIKEAEASKVEIRTSSIIYHITEDIEKALSGMLEPEFKENYLGRIEIKKVFKVSKVGNIAGCVVVDGKVRNDSNIRILRNSIVIYEGKLSSLKRFKDDAKEVVVGQECGLGVENFNDIKEGDIVEAFEMIEVKRTLK; encoded by the coding sequence ATGAAAACAAGAGTTCATGAATTAGCAAAAAAACATGCAATTAAAAATAAAGAGTTTTTAGAAATATTGAAGAAAGACATAGGTATAAATGTGACATCACATCTTTCAAATTTAGATGAGGATCAAGTTAAGCAAATAGATAGCTATTTCGCCAAAATGAACATGCTTAAAGTAGCTGATGCTGAACCAGCTAAGCAATATAATAAGAAAGATAAGAAAGATGAAAAACCAATTAGAAAAATAATCGATGTTGAAGAGGAAGATGACGAAGATGTTTTAGAAGTTTCTCATGGGCAGAAATCAAAAAAAAATAAGCATCAAAAAAATAAAAAAAATTTTTCTCTTGAAGAAGGATCTCATAAAGGGAAAAAGAAAAAGGGAAGAAGAACAGATTTTGTATTAAAGACTGTTGAGGCAAGCCCTGATGTAATTGAAGAAGACGGTGTAAAGATAATAAAGTTTAGAGGAGAAATAACTCTTGGTGACTTTGCAGCAAAACTTGGAGTAAATAGTGGAGATATAATAAAAAAATTATTTCTAAAAGGACAGTTACTTACAATAAACAGCCCTTTAAACTTAGAAATGGCTGAAGAATTAGCTATGGAATATGATGTTTTAGTTGAAGAGGAAGAAGAAGTTCAATTAGAATTTGGAGAAAAATTTGCACTTGAAATAGAAGATAAGGCTAGTGATTTAGTGGAAAGACCTCCTGTAATAACAATAATGGGGCATGTTGATCACGGGAAAACATCATTGCTTGATGCAATTAGGACAACTAATGTTGTAAGTGGAGAAGCTGGAGGAATAACTCAAAAGATAGGTGCATATCAAGTTGAAAGAGAAGGTAAAAAAATTACCTTTGTTGATACTCCTGGACACGAAGCTTTTACAGATATGAGAGCAAGAGGAGCCCAAGTAACAGACATAGCTATACTTGTTGTTGCTGCAGATGATGGAGTTATGCCACAAACTATAGAAGCTTTATCACATGCTAAGGTAGCAAAGGTTCCTATAATTGTGGCTGTAAATAAAATCGATAAACCTGAAGCTAATCCTATGAAGGTTAAGCAAGAACTTATGGAACATGGTTTAGTTTCTGTCGAATGGGGTGGAGATGTTGAGTTTGTTGAGGTTTCAGCAAAACAAAGATTGAACTTAGACACTTTACTGGATACTATTTTAATAACTGCTGAAATTTTAGAATTAAAGGCTAATCCTAAAAAAAGAGCAAAAGCTGTTGTAATGGAGTCTAAATTAGATCCAAAAATAGGACCTGTTGCAAATATATTAATTCAAGAAGGAACCTTAAAAATAGGGGATGTTATTGTTGCCGGAGAAGTTCAAGGAAAGGTAAAAGCTTTACTTAATGACAGAGGAGAAAGAGTAAAATCTGTAACAGTTTCTCAACCGGCAGAGGTAATAGGATTTAATAATGTCCCTAATGCTGGAGATACAATGTATGTGATTCAAAATGAACAGCATGCAAAACGTATAGTTGAAGAAGTAAGAAAAGAAAGAAAAATACAAGAAACAACTAAGAAAACTATTTCTCTTGAAGCTTTATCAGCACAACTTGAACATGAAAATTTAAAAGAATTGAATTTAATTTTAAGAGCTGACTCTAAAGGTTCAGTTGACGCCTTAAAAGATTCTCTTTTAAAGCTATCAAATGAAGAAGTAGCTGTAAATATTATACAGGCTGCATCTGGTGCAATAACAGAAAGTGATATTAAACTTGCCGAAACAGCTAATGCAATAATTATAGGATACAATGTAAGACCTACTACAAAGGCAATAAAAGAAGCTGAGGCAAGTAAAGTAGAAATAAGAACATCTAGTATTATCTATCATATTACTGAAGATATAGAAAAAGCATTATCAGGTATGTTGGAACCTGAATTCAAAGAAAATTATTTAGGAAGAATAGAAATTAAAAAAGTATTTAAAGTATCTAAGGTTGGTAATATAGCTGGTTGTGTAGTAGTAGATGGAAAAGTTAGAAATGACTCAAATATCAGAATACTAAGAAATAGTATTGTTATCTATGAAGGAAAACTTTCATCATTAAAAAGATTTAAAGATGATGCCAAAGAAGTCGTTGTTGGACAAGAATGTGGACTTGGAGTTGAAAACTTCAATGACATAAAAGAAGGAGATATAGTAGAAGCTTTTGAAATGATAGAAGTAAAAAGAACATTAAAATAA
- the recJ gene encoding single-stranded-DNA-specific exonuclease RecJ, which produces MNTGKIKSYDLIRKILEKRNLIENCDIEKFTNPNFLDFRNPFDFENMDKIIDKILEVHKQNGKIFIYGDYDVDGISGTAFLVRFFSEINYDVDYYIPNRSENEYGVSRENIDFFKKRNGKLIITVDTGYNTIDDVKYARSLGMDIIVTDHHKTIKESFDDEILYLNPKLSQNYKFKNLSGAGVAFKLAQGICIRLNLDMELIYKYLDIVMIGTIADVVPMVDENRIIIKNGLKIIKNTSVKGLSYLLNYLRLNKKEMTTTDVSYYISPLINSLGRVGISKVGADFFIKEDDFDLYNIIEDMKSLNKERRNLEKIIYDDAMKKIQKIGLDNEKIPILILSSPKWHSGVIGVVSSRLSLKYHKPVILIAFEGEYGKASCRSVANISIFNLLSEAKHLLIRYGGHDLAAGFVIHKDKLNDLKEYLVKNTPLIPLSNKILLDRDNESLIKYDFEVSIDEIDSEIFKFIDMMGPFGSHNPHVLFFSKNVKFSAIKTFGVDSRHFNGEVRKNGIKYNVVGFDLSEKINEKSYEDLEYDIVYYPEKIVLKDLEVVQIVLKDIIIKNKKI; this is translated from the coding sequence ATGAATACAGGGAAAATAAAATCGTATGATTTAATCAGGAAAATTCTTGAAAAAAGGAATTTAATAGAAAACTGTGATATAGAAAAATTTACAAATCCCAATTTTTTAGATTTTAGAAATCCATTTGACTTTGAAAATATGGATAAAATAATTGACAAGATATTAGAGGTACATAAGCAAAATGGTAAAATATTTATTTATGGGGACTATGATGTCGATGGCATAAGCGGTACAGCTTTTTTAGTGAGGTTCTTTAGTGAAATAAATTATGATGTTGATTATTATATTCCAAACAGATCGGAAAATGAGTATGGAGTTTCTCGAGAAAATATAGATTTCTTTAAGAAAAGAAATGGGAAATTAATTATAACTGTGGACACTGGATACAATACCATAGATGATGTAAAATATGCTAGAAGTTTAGGAATGGATATTATTGTAACAGATCATCATAAGACAATAAAAGAAAGTTTTGATGATGAAATTTTATACTTAAATCCAAAACTTAGCCAGAATTATAAATTTAAAAATTTATCCGGTGCAGGAGTTGCATTTAAGCTAGCACAAGGTATATGCATTAGACTAAATTTGGATATGGAGTTAATATATAAATATCTGGATATAGTTATGATAGGTACAATAGCAGATGTCGTACCTATGGTAGATGAAAATAGGATAATTATAAAAAATGGTCTGAAAATAATAAAGAATACCAGTGTAAAAGGGCTATCTTATCTTCTTAATTATCTAAGATTAAATAAAAAAGAAATGACGACAACCGATGTGAGTTATTATATATCGCCACTTATAAATTCTTTAGGTAGAGTAGGTATATCAAAGGTTGGAGCTGATTTTTTTATAAAGGAAGATGATTTTGATTTATATAATATAATAGAGGATATGAAATCTCTTAATAAAGAAAGAAGAAACTTAGAAAAAATAATCTATGATGATGCGATGAAAAAGATTCAAAAAATAGGTTTAGATAATGAAAAAATACCTATTTTAATACTCTCATCACCTAAATGGCATTCAGGGGTAATAGGAGTGGTATCATCAAGACTTAGTTTAAAATATCATAAACCTGTCATATTAATTGCTTTTGAAGGTGAATATGGTAAAGCCTCATGTAGAAGTGTTGCAAATATAAGTATTTTTAACCTTCTTTCTGAAGCTAAGCATTTGCTTATTAGATATGGGGGACATGACCTAGCAGCCGGTTTTGTTATTCATAAAGATAAGCTTAATGATTTAAAAGAGTATCTGGTAAAAAATACACCACTAATTCCTCTATCAAACAAAATTTTATTGGATAGAGATAATGAAAGTTTAATTAAATATGATTTTGAAGTTTCAATAGATGAAATAGATTCAGAAATTTTTAAATTTATAGATATGATGGGTCCTTTTGGCTCTCATAATCCACATGTACTATTTTTTTCAAAAAATGTTAAATTTAGTGCTATAAAGACTTTCGGAGTAGATTCAAGGCACTTTAATGGAGAAGTAAGAAAAAATGGAATAAAATACAATGTAGTAGGCTTTGATTTATCTGAAAAAATAAATGAGAAAAGTTATGAAGATTTAGAATATGATATAGTATACTATCCTGAAAAAATAGTTTTAAAAGATTTGGAAGTAGTCCAAATAGTTTTAAAAGATATTATTATAAAAAATAAAAAAATATAA